A genomic stretch from Candidatus Methanomassiliicoccus intestinalis Issoire-Mx1 includes:
- a CDS encoding serine hydrolase: protein MMSRDSVKIRGSADTSYLHQTIDKMIWELMEKEQIPGLTLAIVQAPYIPRVVGYGLSDEQQRRLASPNTLWPIGPISQAFTAVAVMQLYEAGKLDINDPLGRYIADLPPAWQNITVLQLLRHASGIADYRRHENWKPFREWTFTELISLAAEEDLHFNPGSDVELSATNFLLLTEIIEAASGQTYHDFVTEKQIDFLGLRHTGFTEDLAKFKQEDLTQSANVHQVFKQNKLFIDPTETAASYDEKGTAVQNICSSALKGFADIWASAQDVSYWDIALAGSVLIHEAENRSLIYAPWTLPDGRQVPAVAGWHFYHHRGLMDIKGSVPGYSAFLSRFTDASELVCVTLLCNKEGIDFTNLGRRIAAAFGDLLATNYNDNNLFLYEGQFPAAETVKRLEDELKRRNIPLFAKFDHAENARQAGLELRPTTVVVFGSPSVGTALMQADQSVSLELPLKIAVWEDEAGSTWLAFPWLSKLAGEYSLTDSSVINKMQYLLEDLVRRAGSIY, encoded by the coding sequence ATGATGAGCAGAGATTCAGTAAAAATCAGGGGCAGTGCCGATACGTCTTATTTACATCAGACTATTGATAAGATGATCTGGGAGCTCATGGAGAAAGAACAGATTCCTGGATTGACTTTAGCCATCGTGCAGGCGCCGTATATTCCCCGTGTAGTGGGATATGGTCTTTCTGACGAACAGCAGAGAAGACTGGCATCTCCCAACACCCTGTGGCCGATAGGTCCGATTTCTCAGGCATTTACGGCAGTGGCGGTTATGCAGCTTTATGAAGCCGGGAAACTAGACATCAATGACCCGCTTGGCAGGTATATTGCTGATCTTCCGCCGGCCTGGCAGAATATCACAGTTCTGCAGCTGCTGCGCCATGCCAGCGGTATTGCTGATTATCGCCGGCATGAGAACTGGAAACCGTTCCGCGAGTGGACCTTTACAGAATTAATTTCGCTGGCAGCTGAGGAAGATCTGCATTTCAATCCCGGAAGTGATGTGGAACTCAGTGCTACCAACTTCTTATTGCTGACTGAAATAATCGAAGCAGCCAGCGGTCAGACTTATCATGATTTTGTAACAGAGAAACAAATTGACTTTCTCGGCTTGCGGCATACAGGCTTTACAGAGGATCTGGCGAAATTCAAGCAGGAAGATCTCACTCAGTCTGCCAATGTGCATCAGGTCTTTAAGCAGAACAAGCTTTTTATCGATCCGACTGAAACAGCCGCCAGCTATGATGAAAAAGGCACAGCGGTGCAGAATATCTGCTCGTCTGCCCTCAAGGGCTTTGCAGACATCTGGGCCTCAGCACAGGACGTCTCATACTGGGACATTGCACTTGCCGGTTCTGTTTTAATTCATGAAGCTGAAAACCGTTCGTTAATCTATGCTCCATGGACATTACCGGACGGCAGACAGGTGCCGGCAGTGGCGGGATGGCATTTCTATCACCACCGCGGGCTGATGGACATCAAAGGTTCAGTTCCCGGTTATTCTGCTTTTCTCAGCCGTTTTACAGATGCATCAGAACTGGTCTGCGTGACTCTGCTCTGCAATAAGGAAGGAATTGACTTCACAAATCTCGGACGCCGCATAGCAGCCGCTTTCGGAGATCTGCTGGCGACTAATTACAATGACAACAATCTCTTTCTTTATGAGGGGCAGTTCCCGGCAGCAGAGACTGTTAAACGTTTAGAGGATGAACTGAAACGAAGAAACATTCCCCTTTTTGCAAAATTTGATCATGCTGAGAATGCCCGTCAGGCTGGTTTGGAGTTACGTCCAACCACTGTGGTTGTGTTCGGCTCCCCCAGCGTTGGTACGGCACTTATGCAGGCTGATCAGTCTGTCTCGCTGGAACTGCCGCTGAAAATTGCCGTCTGGGAAGATGAGGCAGGCAGTACGTGGCTGGCCTTCCCGTGGCTTTCTAAACTAGCTGGTGAGTATTCTCTTACTGACAGCAGTGTCATCAATAAAATGCAGTATCTGCTGGAGGATCTGGTTCGCAGAGCCGGCAGTATTTATTAA
- a CDS encoding class I SAM-dependent methyltransferase — protein sequence MSIRNHWDTESVTYDSFVVKGFSIKKEREAWQTLFLDALKSKNLRLLDVGCGPGIVSMQLADLGYSMTAVDFSEKMLAAAVKNAADNNLKIDFHHGDAENLPFEDEFFEGVVSDYMLWTVPHPEKVISEWFRVLKPGCRIAYVDGNWVSDPKMTRLKVCLSNLGVFLDSPSRCFHGKCEVSADLQTLWSVNASRPADDIKMMEKAGFTDICVRHNIQDSVLHGIRHLAYGSTNDHFMITAVKPHTS from the coding sequence ATGAGCATCAGGAATCACTGGGATACAGAATCCGTCACCTATGACAGCTTCGTGGTCAAAGGCTTCTCCATAAAAAAAGAAAGGGAAGCCTGGCAGACTTTGTTCCTTGATGCTCTCAAATCAAAAAATCTCAGACTGCTGGATGTCGGCTGCGGGCCGGGAATAGTGTCTATGCAGCTGGCAGATCTGGGATACAGCATGACTGCTGTAGATTTTTCAGAGAAGATGCTGGCGGCTGCGGTAAAAAATGCTGCAGACAACAATCTGAAAATAGACTTCCATCACGGCGATGCTGAGAATCTTCCCTTTGAAGATGAATTCTTTGAGGGGGTTGTCAGCGACTATATGCTCTGGACCGTACCTCATCCAGAAAAAGTGATTTCTGAATGGTTCAGAGTATTAAAGCCGGGGTGCAGAATAGCCTATGTGGACGGCAACTGGGTTTCAGATCCTAAAATGACCAGGCTTAAAGTCTGCCTATCAAACCTGGGTGTTTTTCTGGACTCTCCTTCACGGTGTTTTCATGGAAAATGCGAAGTGTCTGCAGATCTGCAGACTCTGTGGTCTGTAAATGCTTCCAGACCAGCTGATGATATTAAAATGATGGAAAAAGCAGGTTTTACTGATATCTGTGTAAGGCACAATATTCAGGACAGCGTGCTTCACGGCATACGCCACCTTGCGTACGGAAGCACCAATGATCATTTCATGATCACAGCAGTAAAGCCGCATACATCCTGA
- a CDS encoding ABC transporter ATP-binding protein translates to MVLSDITIDNLSFSYDNADVLKDISLQFQEPNLTCIIGPNGVGKTTLVKCINKLLKPHQGRVLLDGTDINNISLFEMAKKMAFVPNSVSSIFSMTVAEAVLMGRYPHSGWVTSAEDLQIVEEMISTMHLEDLAERNFRELSAGQTQRVVIARGLAQEPEILILDEPTSNLDVKHQMEIMNFLSNYSKKMGIKVIMVCHDLNITAAFADRIVMMHQGRIFADGTARQVMTAENIREVYDVNARVIDVEGKPHIIMLKD, encoded by the coding sequence GTGGTCCTGAGCGATATCACAATAGACAATCTTTCATTCAGTTATGACAATGCAGATGTGCTCAAAGATATTTCACTGCAGTTTCAGGAGCCCAATCTTACCTGCATCATCGGTCCCAACGGAGTAGGCAAAACAACTTTGGTCAAGTGTATAAACAAGCTGCTCAAGCCTCACCAGGGCCGCGTTCTCCTGGATGGCACCGACATCAACAACATATCTCTCTTCGAGATGGCTAAAAAAATGGCTTTCGTACCTAATTCGGTCTCCAGCATATTCTCGATGACTGTCGCCGAAGCGGTGCTTATGGGACGCTATCCTCATTCCGGCTGGGTGACTTCTGCCGAAGATCTGCAGATTGTCGAAGAAATGATCTCCACAATGCATCTGGAAGATCTGGCAGAAAGAAATTTCCGGGAGCTGAGTGCAGGTCAGACACAGAGGGTTGTCATCGCCAGAGGCTTGGCGCAGGAACCGGAAATCCTCATTCTTGATGAACCGACTTCCAACCTGGACGTCAAACATCAGATGGAGATTATGAATTTTCTTAGTAACTATTCAAAAAAGATGGGCATCAAGGTGATCATGGTCTGTCATGACCTGAATATCACGGCTGCTTTTGCCGACCGTATCGTTATGATGCACCAGGGAAGGATTTTTGCCGATGGTACTGCCCGGCAGGTGATGACTGCCGAGAACATTCGTGAAGTTTACGATGTTAACGCGCGGGTCATCGATGTCGAAGGCAAACCGCACATAATCATGCTGAAAGATTAA
- a CDS encoding FecCD family ABC transporter permease, with protein MKSNTEITLPTLSTTAETGFRRAYRSKFFKRVTFITVCTIICIVIALYSVALGSSDISFTDVYTIITNALLGREQTNSTEAYIVLSLRLPRIIGAIVCGAALSICGAAMQSMMKNPLADPYTMGISSGAGFGAAMAIIFGFELIAGGGIVINAFVCAVIPALVILFLSKVRKATPTMMILCGISLMYVFNALTQLFMLVSSPDDLSAVYTWMVGSLANVGWSDLLLITIVTVLGSIYIQYMANQLNVMGIGDESAKTMGVNVDRQRLAILMVITLVAAAVVSFTGVIGFVGLISPHIVRTVLGADNKFLIIGSAIFGAVLLLISDIIARTIVAPTMLPVGVVTACLGGPLFMYLILRNSKEVWS; from the coding sequence TTGAAAAGTAATACTGAAATCACCCTGCCGACATTATCAACGACTGCTGAAACAGGCTTCAGAAGAGCTTACCGCAGTAAATTCTTCAAGCGTGTAACCTTCATCACAGTCTGCACTATTATCTGCATAGTCATTGCACTCTATTCAGTAGCTCTCGGCTCATCGGATATTTCATTTACTGACGTTTATACAATAATCACCAATGCGCTTCTGGGAAGGGAGCAGACCAACAGTACTGAAGCATACATTGTTTTGAGTCTGCGTCTGCCAAGGATCATCGGTGCCATCGTCTGCGGCGCAGCCCTTTCAATCTGCGGTGCAGCCATGCAGAGCATGATGAAGAATCCCCTGGCTGACCCTTACACAATGGGCATTTCTTCAGGGGCAGGCTTCGGGGCGGCAATGGCAATTATTTTTGGATTCGAACTTATTGCCGGAGGCGGAATAGTTATCAATGCATTCGTCTGCGCAGTCATTCCCGCATTGGTCATTCTTTTCTTAAGTAAGGTAAGAAAAGCAACTCCAACAATGATGATTCTCTGCGGCATCTCATTGATGTATGTCTTTAACGCTTTAACACAGCTTTTCATGCTGGTCTCCAGTCCTGATGATCTTTCGGCAGTTTACACCTGGATGGTGGGATCTTTAGCCAATGTCGGCTGGAGTGATCTGCTGCTCATCACAATCGTCACAGTTCTCGGTTCCATCTACATTCAATACATGGCCAACCAGCTCAATGTCATGGGCATCGGTGATGAGAGCGCTAAAACGATGGGTGTCAATGTTGACCGTCAGCGTTTAGCCATCTTAATGGTCATAACCCTGGTGGCAGCGGCGGTTGTCAGTTTTACAGGTGTGATAGGCTTTGTAGGTTTGATCTCTCCGCATATTGTAAGAACCGTCCTCGGTGCAGATAATAAATTCCTCATAATCGGCTCGGCAATTTTCGGGGCCGTACTGCTGCTGATTTCAGACATTATTGCCAGAACAATAGTGGCGCCTACGATGCTGCCGGTCGGTGTAGTGACCGCCTGTCTCGGCGGGCCGCTCTTCATGTATCTCATTCTGCGCAACAGCAAGGAGGTGTGGTCCTGA
- a CDS encoding class I SAM-dependent methyltransferase, whose translation MIGKLEEIKNYWSMRAEGYSESIIDEFETSRAEHWKSMILNHVDTDGPLKILDVGTGPGFFPILLGRDGHRITAVDYTEAMLEEAEKNCRRYNVSAELSKMDAHSLDFEDDTFDLILSRNLIWDLENPKKAYAEWLRVLKPDGKMMVFDGNHYLHLYDEDYADAHKTGRGEVEHRYIKNVDSNIIKDIARELPLSKERRPQWDINTLIEMGVKSVKVDTDGKDSYCTQCNGEDVYLPFSFMICATK comes from the coding sequence TTGATAGGAAAATTGGAAGAAATCAAAAACTATTGGTCGATGAGGGCAGAAGGATATTCAGAAAGCATCATCGATGAGTTTGAGACCAGCAGAGCTGAGCACTGGAAGAGCATGATATTAAATCATGTAGATACAGACGGACCTTTGAAAATTCTCGATGTCGGCACAGGCCCTGGGTTTTTTCCGATTCTCCTGGGAAGAGACGGGCACAGAATCACTGCCGTGGATTATACAGAAGCCATGCTGGAAGAGGCAGAAAAGAACTGCCGGAGATACAATGTCAGCGCAGAGCTCTCTAAAATGGATGCCCACAGTTTGGATTTTGAAGATGACACCTTTGATCTGATATTGTCAAGAAATCTGATATGGGATCTGGAAAATCCCAAGAAAGCGTATGCTGAGTGGCTCAGAGTTCTCAAACCCGATGGAAAAATGATGGTTTTCGATGGAAACCACTACCTGCATTTGTATGATGAGGATTATGCAGATGCCCATAAGACAGGAAGAGGAGAAGTTGAACACAGATATATCAAAAATGTCGACAGCAACATAATCAAAGACATTGCCAGAGAGCTTCCCCTGAGTAAAGAGAGAAGACCGCAGTGGGACATCAACACGCTGATAGAAATGGGCGTCAAATCTGTAAAGGTGGATACTGACGGAAAAGACTCGTACTGCACTCAGTGCAACGGAGAAGACGTTTACCTTCCGTTCTCATTTATGATCTGTGCTACTAAGTAA
- a CDS encoding ABC transporter substrate-binding protein, which produces MKNNRTIAAMIIIAAVVVVAGVAAYTFLADSSGEESSSMVGKTLNKEQLPSDDSRLWVFGNADEDDKLDADDLAYLQKIISGEEKETTLADANCDGFVDADDVTYLQRILDSEKMKVYYVDNYDRVAAVNWPVNSIAIGYCSGAYCADLIGVCDKVTMVDNTIADYWSGINSNFAKAASYGTTEEPDYEKMITSGIDVYVVGYCDFNADAVSPGKLNPAGIDVMFLTTCDNSGVDRPNEYIDRTMVTMAFLLQGNMDKVYEYLQWHDEVIETLEQAGETVKDQSAYLMARTCPPSLTGDISITGYNNTNNIHAEWVGINAIGMHEAGLSKNYQTIGVETIMSYLEKYKSQGYETYYMENCHAGLRQQYDLLDSMALDAQRFASMSNPPKIIGMAREAGNSPLYVIELAFMQNAMYPGLNNGMDYKELFEYYFDNFSSENYYNQLDINQFFAVYNA; this is translated from the coding sequence ATGAAAAACAATCGGACTATCGCGGCAATGATAATTATTGCTGCAGTGGTTGTCGTGGCCGGCGTAGCGGCTTACACTTTCCTTGCGGACAGCAGCGGAGAGGAAAGCAGCTCGATGGTCGGCAAGACGCTCAACAAAGAGCAGCTGCCCTCAGACGACTCCCGCCTGTGGGTTTTTGGCAATGCCGATGAGGATGACAAGCTCGATGCTGACGATCTTGCTTACCTGCAGAAGATCATCAGCGGAGAGGAAAAAGAAACCACTCTGGCAGATGCCAACTGTGACGGCTTCGTTGATGCTGATGATGTAACCTATCTGCAGCGGATTCTTGACAGTGAAAAAATGAAAGTTTATTATGTGGATAATTACGACCGTGTGGCTGCAGTGAACTGGCCAGTGAACTCCATTGCTATCGGCTACTGCAGCGGAGCATACTGTGCTGACTTAATCGGCGTCTGTGACAAAGTAACAATGGTCGACAATACGATTGCCGATTACTGGTCTGGAATCAACTCCAACTTTGCCAAAGCAGCCAGTTACGGCACTACTGAAGAACCGGACTATGAAAAGATGATCACTTCCGGCATTGATGTCTATGTTGTCGGTTACTGTGATTTCAACGCTGATGCAGTCAGTCCCGGCAAGCTCAATCCTGCCGGCATAGATGTGATGTTTCTCACAACATGCGATAATTCCGGTGTTGACCGTCCCAATGAGTATATTGATAGAACCATGGTGACCATGGCTTTCCTGCTGCAGGGCAATATGGACAAAGTCTATGAGTACCTGCAGTGGCACGATGAAGTTATTGAAACTTTAGAGCAGGCAGGCGAGACAGTTAAGGATCAGTCTGCCTACCTCATGGCAAGAACATGCCCGCCCAGTCTTACTGGTGACATCAGCATCACCGGTTACAACAACACCAATAATATCCATGCAGAGTGGGTAGGCATAAATGCCATCGGCATGCATGAAGCCGGACTGTCAAAGAACTATCAGACTATCGGGGTAGAGACTATCATGTCATACCTTGAGAAATATAAATCCCAGGGTTATGAGACATATTACATGGAGAACTGCCACGCCGGTCTGAGGCAGCAGTATGATCTGCTGGATTCGATGGCTCTCGATGCCCAGAGATTCGCCAGCATGAGCAACCCTCCGAAAATTATCGGTATGGCCAGGGAGGCAGGAAACAGTCCTCTGTATGTGATAGAGCTTGCATTCATGCAGAATGCGATGTATCCTGGACTTAACAACGGTATGGATTACAAGGAATTGTTTGAATATTATTTTGATAATTTCTCATCCGAGAATTATTACAATCAGCTGGATATCAATCAGTTCTTTGCAGTATACAACGCATAA
- the dnaG gene encoding DNA primase DnaG, with protein sequence MNIDPSTTKYLIKARLQADGIVEKPDVVGAIFGQTEGLLGDELDLHDLQKSGRMGRIEVEVISKQGKSDGEVLIPSSLDQVETVILASALETIDRVGPCKAKITILGIEDVRVIKRAKIIERAKELLADLIKQSKTTGIDLTESVRQSVQIEELVHYGKEHLPAGPNVGESDAVIVVEGRSDVLNLLRSGIKNTIAVEGTNVPKTVMDLSKERIITAFVDGDRGGDLILRELFQVAEVDFVARAPRGMEVEELTQKQIMKCLRNKIPGEQYMEMYNMVPDAAPSLLKEEEVTAIIEKPIESLVVEKPVEREPVQERPEKRQREPRESRSHREPRERKSKKEKEPAADILEEPVTDPFAEIDEEKESSSGLSEAQEKYKEMINSLSTTSKANILGKDGEVIREVSVRELVNTLKNGVEGVYSVVFDGIITQRIVDIASNMNIETIVGTKLGNIAKQPENVEIWTKDELNA encoded by the coding sequence ATGAATATTGATCCCAGCACCACCAAGTACTTGATAAAGGCAAGACTCCAAGCCGACGGCATTGTTGAGAAGCCTGATGTGGTTGGTGCAATTTTCGGACAAACCGAAGGATTACTCGGCGACGAGCTTGATCTGCACGACCTGCAGAAAAGCGGAAGAATGGGTCGCATTGAAGTAGAAGTCATATCCAAACAAGGAAAATCAGACGGCGAAGTTCTCATACCGTCCAGCCTGGATCAGGTTGAGACTGTCATTCTGGCATCAGCACTGGAGACCATTGACAGGGTCGGACCGTGCAAAGCCAAGATCACCATTCTGGGAATCGAAGACGTAAGAGTCATCAAAAGAGCCAAAATCATCGAAAGGGCCAAAGAGCTTCTGGCAGATCTTATCAAACAGTCTAAGACAACCGGCATCGATCTTACAGAAAGCGTCAGGCAGAGTGTGCAGATTGAAGAACTCGTGCACTATGGAAAGGAACACCTTCCAGCCGGACCCAATGTAGGCGAAAGCGATGCAGTCATTGTTGTCGAGGGCCGCTCTGATGTGCTGAATCTTCTGAGATCGGGCATCAAGAACACAATCGCAGTGGAAGGAACAAATGTTCCCAAGACTGTCATGGACCTCAGCAAAGAAAGGATCATCACGGCATTCGTAGACGGAGACCGCGGAGGAGACCTTATTCTGAGAGAACTTTTCCAGGTCGCAGAAGTCGATTTCGTGGCCCGTGCCCCCAGAGGCATGGAGGTTGAAGAGCTGACTCAGAAGCAGATCATGAAATGCCTGCGCAACAAGATTCCCGGCGAACAGTACATGGAGATGTACAATATGGTTCCCGATGCTGCTCCCTCCTTACTCAAAGAAGAGGAAGTTACAGCAATCATCGAGAAGCCCATAGAGAGTCTTGTAGTAGAGAAGCCTGTTGAGCGCGAGCCTGTCCAGGAACGTCCTGAAAAGCGCCAGCGCGAACCAAGAGAAAGCAGGTCGCACCGCGAGCCCAGGGAGCGCAAGAGCAAGAAAGAGAAGGAACCTGCCGCAGATATACTGGAAGAGCCTGTTACAGATCCATTCGCTGAGATTGATGAGGAGAAGGAATCCTCCAGCGGCCTGTCTGAAGCGCAGGAAAAATACAAAGAAATGATTAACAGCCTTTCTACAACATCTAAAGCAAACATTCTCGGTAAAGACGGAGAAGTCATCAGAGAAGTCTCAGTCCGCGAGCTTGTCAACACACTCAAGAACGGAGTTGAAGGCGTCTACTCTGTCGTATTTGACGGAATTATAACCCAGCGTATAGTCGATATTGCTTCCAATATGAATATCGAGACCATCGTTGGTACCAAACTGGGAAACATCGCCAAGCAGCCAGAGAATGTTGAAATCTGGACAAAGGACGAATTAAATGCCTGA
- a CDS encoding ATP-binding protein — translation MPEKVDIRKEIDLKSISTTADIAIPNDPLDRVIGQDEAVELARIAARQKRHLLLVGPPGTGKSMIAQALALHLPHPTEEVRVVHNPENPERPLIEVLTESELNREKESKGFAEGELIEPQAAPPAVAEKLGYRCKNCGYYSSPREKTCPSCDQPKAGQEGQPNNPFGDLIGNMMESMGVPASGLSPAKEKVTTTRKRFDKEEVVVFERSGDMIRMLDQSALERRREIEKQRPRKVLVPLERNPFVLATGASETEILGDVRHDPFGGHVQLGSPPYERVIPGAIHEAHQGVLFLDELSHLGQTQRFILTAMQEKRFPISGRNPQSAGASVKVDNVPCNFILVGACNIQDLENVLSPLRSRIAGDGYEVLVDTFMEDNDINRARIAQFTAQEIATDGKIPPASRAAVESIIAEAKRRAKVIDSKDNALTLRLRELGGLIRSAGDIAVFMDSPVIEESHVIAAKARSRTAEEQIRERYGTYMKGLGTDISSAQKERSQYYFWNEHVTDDQAYQ, via the coding sequence ATGCCTGAAAAAGTTGACATCCGGAAAGAGATAGACCTCAAGTCTATCTCTACAACAGCTGACATTGCCATACCTAACGACCCCTTAGACAGAGTCATAGGCCAGGACGAAGCTGTAGAACTTGCGAGAATCGCTGCAAGACAAAAAAGACATCTGCTGCTTGTAGGGCCTCCAGGTACCGGAAAGTCAATGATCGCTCAGGCTCTGGCTCTGCATCTTCCTCATCCTACTGAAGAAGTCAGAGTCGTACATAACCCCGAGAATCCCGAGCGCCCCCTGATTGAAGTTCTCACAGAAAGCGAGCTTAACAGGGAAAAGGAATCAAAGGGCTTTGCCGAAGGAGAACTTATTGAACCGCAGGCTGCACCCCCGGCTGTCGCAGAGAAACTGGGATACAGATGCAAAAACTGCGGCTACTATTCATCTCCGAGGGAGAAGACCTGCCCGTCCTGCGACCAGCCTAAAGCCGGCCAGGAGGGTCAGCCCAACAATCCCTTTGGAGATTTGATCGGCAACATGATGGAATCCATGGGTGTTCCTGCCTCAGGACTCTCTCCTGCAAAAGAAAAAGTCACTACCACCAGAAAACGCTTTGATAAAGAGGAAGTCGTAGTCTTCGAAAGAAGCGGCGACATGATCCGCATGCTTGACCAAAGCGCTCTGGAAAGAAGGAGAGAGATTGAAAAACAGCGCCCCCGCAAAGTGCTGGTTCCTCTTGAGCGCAATCCCTTTGTGCTTGCCACCGGCGCCAGCGAGACTGAGATTCTGGGAGATGTCAGGCATGACCCCTTCGGAGGCCATGTCCAGCTGGGAAGCCCCCCGTATGAGAGAGTTATTCCCGGTGCCATTCATGAAGCCCATCAGGGAGTTCTATTCCTTGATGAATTGTCTCATTTAGGCCAGACCCAGAGGTTTATTCTTACGGCAATGCAGGAGAAGAGGTTCCCCATTTCTGGAAGGAATCCCCAGTCCGCCGGTGCATCTGTCAAGGTTGACAACGTTCCCTGCAACTTTATTCTTGTAGGGGCCTGCAACATCCAGGACTTAGAGAATGTTCTTTCTCCTCTGAGATCCAGAATCGCCGGTGACGGCTACGAAGTGCTGGTAGACACGTTCATGGAAGACAATGACATTAACCGTGCCAGAATTGCCCAGTTCACTGCTCAGGAGATCGCCACCGATGGAAAGATACCTCCGGCATCAAGAGCTGCTGTAGAATCCATAATTGCCGAGGCCAAACGCCGTGCAAAAGTGATTGATTCGAAAGATAATGCTCTGACGCTGCGTCTTAGAGAACTAGGCGGTCTGATCAGGTCTGCAGGGGATATTGCAGTCTTTATGGATTCACCTGTCATCGAAGAGAGTCATGTCATTGCAGCTAAAGCCCGCAGCCGTACTGCCGAAGAACAGATCAGAGAAAGATACGGTACATACATGAAAGGACTGGGAACAGACATTTCTTCTGCTCAGAAGGAGCGTTCACAGTACTACTTCTGGAATGAACACGTGACTGACGATCAGGCATATCAGTAA
- a CDS encoding MATE family efflux transporter, whose product MNSENVSVMLGNPKLAIASMTVPILISLVVSQVNTFVDMFWCSTLGDDALAAVGMVSSIYWLIAGIGNGIGIGVSASASFNIGSGNKAAADSIITQAFVFMILVSVIMTPVLLLLNGPLVNLIGGGLVYEEAVAYTTPFMIMTIAIIMQGVFAGILRAEGAAKKSMEMMLSCALFNMVLDPVFVFVFNWGIAGLSYALVVASLLSMIPFIYWYFIKKEMYLKITLNKFRFRSEYIFSFLRVGFPKMVELNIMALFNLLFVHFIVLCGGVAGTALYNTAWRYVALLLIPSQAVAASVVSVCSASYGTNDFQKLRSGYNYALWISILISIAGSALVALMAEPCAALFTHTEDTLYLRDDLVNVIRIFCIFIPFYAWINVASSLLQSLQMSSSSLYSALIRNIVLTAALWISSSMTLYDMWWSLVLCEIFGGFLMGIWAFHGMNLRKSERMTVVSNNV is encoded by the coding sequence ATGAACTCTGAAAATGTATCCGTCATGCTGGGCAATCCTAAACTCGCGATAGCATCAATGACGGTGCCCATTCTCATTTCTCTTGTGGTGTCTCAGGTAAATACATTTGTAGATATGTTCTGGTGCTCTACGCTGGGTGATGACGCTTTAGCCGCAGTGGGAATGGTCAGCTCAATATATTGGCTGATTGCCGGAATCGGAAACGGCATCGGAATAGGTGTGTCGGCATCTGCTTCATTTAATATCGGCTCGGGAAACAAGGCGGCTGCAGATTCAATAATCACACAGGCGTTTGTTTTCATGATCCTGGTGTCTGTTATCATGACCCCGGTGCTGCTGCTTTTAAACGGACCTCTGGTCAATCTCATCGGAGGAGGTCTGGTGTATGAGGAAGCTGTAGCTTACACAACTCCGTTCATGATCATGACGATTGCAATCATCATGCAGGGTGTGTTTGCAGGCATATTGAGGGCAGAAGGAGCTGCGAAAAAATCGATGGAAATGATGCTCTCGTGTGCATTATTCAATATGGTTCTGGATCCCGTGTTTGTTTTCGTATTTAACTGGGGGATAGCAGGACTCTCATATGCTCTGGTGGTTGCATCTCTGCTGTCGATGATACCGTTCATTTATTGGTATTTTATTAAAAAAGAAATGTATCTGAAAATAACTCTGAATAAATTCAGGTTCAGAAGTGAATATATTTTTTCATTCCTGAGAGTAGGATTTCCTAAGATGGTTGAATTAAACATCATGGCTCTTTTTAATCTGCTCTTCGTTCATTTTATAGTGTTATGCGGAGGCGTAGCAGGAACAGCGCTGTATAACACTGCATGGAGATATGTGGCTCTTCTGCTGATACCTTCGCAGGCTGTCGCGGCCAGTGTGGTCTCCGTGTGCTCAGCGTCATACGGGACAAATGATTTTCAGAAGCTGAGATCTGGATACAATTATGCTCTGTGGATCTCAATACTAATCTCTATTGCAGGTTCCGCATTGGTGGCTCTGATGGCAGAACCGTGTGCGGCATTGTTTACACATACGGAAGATACTCTGTATCTGAGGGACGATCTGGTAAATGTCATCAGAATATTCTGCATATTCATTCCCTTTTATGCCTGGATAAATGTGGCCTCATCCCTGCTTCAGTCTCTGCAGATGTCTTCGAGTTCTCTGTACTCAGCACTGATAAGAAACATCGTTCTGACGGCAGCACTGTGGATCTCATCATCAATGACACTGTATGATATGTGGTGGTCTCTTGTTTTGTGCGAAATATTCGGCGGATTTCTGATGGGCATCTGGGCATTTCACGGCATGAATCTGAGAAAGTCAGAGCGCATGACTGTCGTATCCAACAATGTTTAA
- a CDS encoding ubiquitin family protein, which yields MMINVQHESKTEKICLDEGSTAENLLSCMGLMPDAYIVLKGKLPIPIDCILSEGDSIKLIKVASGG from the coding sequence ATGATGATTAATGTGCAGCATGAAAGCAAAACGGAAAAAATCTGCTTGGATGAAGGCTCCACAGCAGAAAATCTGCTCTCCTGCATGGGGCTGATGCCTGATGCCTACATTGTTTTAAAGGGAAAACTTCCGATTCCGATAGACTGTATTTTAAGCGAGGGAGATTCCATAAAATTAATAAAAGTGGCATCTGGCGGCTGA